The Ornithinibacillus sp. 4-3 region ATCAGCTTCAAATCCAATCACAATAGAATCTTTTCCACTATCTCCATTTGAATTATCATTATTTGAATCTGATGAGCTATTATCATTTGATCCTCCTTCTCCTCCACTCGTTCCCTCTGTACAAGCAGTAATAAGGACTAGCGATACAATTACAAATAAAAACATTACTAATTTCTTCATCATTCTCCCCCATTTCTAATAATTCGTGTTAATACCTCTTCAATTTTCTCCATTGCCGCTACTACAGACTCAAGTTCTTCCTGTTTAAGCCCATTAATTAAAATTGAAATATTAGAGCTTGATGATTTTGTCAATTTCGCTAATTCTTCCTCTCCTTTCTCTGTTAATTCGATAGACTTTATACGCCGGTCATGCTCAAATGAAACCCGTTTAAGAATATTCTTTCTTTCAAAATTATTGATGACACGGCTAATATAACCTTTATCTAATAGAAAAAAATTAACTAGCTCTGTCGCTGTACATCTAGGTTGATTATGTATTTCAAATAAAATTAATACCTCCGTAACACTGTATGCGCTTTCATTAACATAAAACGAAGTTAACCCCATAACTCTTAAATAAAACCTATTAAATCTTCTTATTTTGCTAATTTCATCTTGTTGTATTTTCAATTCAAAGTATTTTCCTTTCCTTACAACTTTATCAACTATCCTTTTTAA contains the following coding sequences:
- a CDS encoding MarR family winged helix-turn-helix transcriptional regulator; amino-acid sequence: MPKATNLKRIVDKVVRKGKYFELKIQQDEISKIRRFNRFYLRVMGLTSFYVNESAYSVTEVLILFEIHNQPRCTATELVNFFLLDKGYISRVINNFERKNILKRVSFEHDRRIKSIELTEKGEEELAKLTKSSSSNISILINGLKQEELESVVAAMEKIEEVLTRIIRNGGE